In Sander lucioperca isolate FBNREF2018 chromosome 12, SLUC_FBN_1.2, whole genome shotgun sequence, one DNA window encodes the following:
- the tspan31 gene encoding tetraspanin-31, with protein MVCGGFTCSKNALCSLNVVYMLVGLLLIGVAAWGKGFGLVSSIHIIGGVIAVGFFLLLIAIVGLVGAIHHHQVMLFFYMVILFIVFLFQFGVSCSCLAMNGGQQEALLNSAWGMLNNKTKMDLESQLDCCGLLNLPESQAQFDQDVAHCTASCKSESCHTCGELMLTHATVALKILGGVGLFFSFTEILGVWLAVRYRNQKDPRANPSAFL; from the exons ATGGTCTGTGGCGGATTCACCTGTTCCAAAAATGCACTTTGTTCCCTGAATGTGGTTTATATG CTGGTTGGGCTGCTGCTGATTGGAGTAGCAGCATGGGGGAAGGGCTTTGGCTTGGTGTCGAGCATCCACATCATCGGAGGGGTCATCGCAGTGGGCTTCTTCCTGCTGCTCATTGCTATCGTTGGACTCGTCGGAGCAATACACCATCACCAAGTCATGCTTTTCTTT TACATGGTCATTCTCTTCATCGTTTTCCTGTTCCAATTTGGAGTTTCCTGTTCCTGCTTGGCAATGAACGGCGGGCAGCAG GAGGCCCTTCTGAACTCTGCTTGGGGAATGTTGAACAACAAGACCAAGATGGACCTGGAGAGCCAGCTGGACTGCTGTGGGCTGCTCAACCTCCCCGAAAGTCAGGCCCAGTTTGATCAGGATGTGGCTCACTGTACTGCT TCATGCAAAAGTGAAAGCTGTCACACCTGCGGGGAGTTGATGCTGACTCACGCAACAGTGGCTCTGAAGATCCTCGGGGGCGTCGGGCTCTTCTTCAGCTTCACAGAG ATCCTGGGAGTGTGGCTCGCCGTGCGCTACAGGAACCAGAAGGATCCACGGGCAAACCCAAGTGCCTTCCTATAG